From Streptomyces sp. NBC_01460, a single genomic window includes:
- a CDS encoding Arc family DNA-binding protein: MAGLNLRFTEEELDALRARAESEGRSMQSFAHDAVITAINEHSRLFNEAADHVLKVSEELNRRLA; encoded by the coding sequence ATGGCTGGTCTGAATCTGCGGTTCACCGAGGAAGAGCTCGACGCCCTGCGTGCGCGCGCAGAGTCGGAGGGGCGGAGCATGCAGTCGTTCGCCCACGATGCGGTGATCACCGCCATAAACGAGCACTCGCGCCTCTTCAACGAGGCAGCGGACCACGTGCTGAAGGTGAGTGAGGA